In Campylobacter sp. VBCF_01 NA2, one DNA window encodes the following:
- the rpmJ gene encoding 50S ribosomal protein L36, whose amino-acid sequence MKVRPSVKKMCDKCKVVKRKGVVHVICDNPKHKQRQG is encoded by the coding sequence ATGAAAGTTCGTCCTTCTGTTAAGAAGATGTGCGACAAATGTAAAGTCGTCAAACGCAAAGGTGTTGTCCATGTAATTTGTGACAATCCAAAACATAAACAAAGACAAGGATAA
- the rpsM gene encoding 30S ribosomal protein S13 — translation MARIAGVDLPKKKRIEYGLTYIYGIGLFTSRKILDATGISYDKRVADLSEDEAATIRKEIQENYMVEGDLRKEVAMNIKALMDLGGYRGLRHRKGLPVRGQKTKTNARTRKGKRKTVGAATK, via the coding sequence ATGGCTCGTATCGCAGGTGTTGATTTACCAAAGAAAAAAAGAATTGAGTATGGCCTAACTTATATCTATGGTATAGGTCTTTTCACTTCAAGAAAAATTCTTGATGCCACTGGCATTTCTTACGACAAAAGAGTTGCTGATCTAAGCGAAGATGAGGCTGCTACAATCCGCAAAGAGATCCAAGAAAACTATATGGTTGAGGGTGATCTTAGAAAAGAAGTTGCGATGAATATCAAAGCTTTGATGGATTTGGGTGGTTATAGAGGTTTAAGACACAGAAAAGGTCTTCCTGTTCGCGGTCAAAAAACAAAGACAAATGCTAGAACCCGCAAGGGCAAACGCAAAACTGTCGGCGCGGCAACTAAATAA
- the rpsK gene encoding 30S ribosomal protein S11: MAKRKVVKKKTVRKNIAKGIVYISATFNNTMITVTDEMGNAIAWSSAGGLGFKGSKKSTPYAAQQAVEDALGKAKEHGIKEVGIKVQGPGSGRETAVKSVGAIEGIKVTFLKDITPLAHNGCRPPKRRRV, encoded by the coding sequence ATGGCAAAAAGAAAAGTTGTTAAGAAAAAAACCGTTAGAAAAAATATAGCAAAAGGTATCGTTTATATCTCTGCTACATTTAATAACACAATGATTACAGTTACAGACGAAATGGGAAATGCTATCGCATGGAGCAGTGCTGGCGGACTAGGATTTAAAGGCAGCAAAAAATCAACTCCATACGCAGCTCAACAAGCAGTAGAAGATGCGCTTGGCAAAGCAAAAGAGCATGGCATTAAAGAAGTTGGTATCAAAGTTCAAGGTCCAGGTAGCGGTAGAGAAACTGCTGTAAAGAGCGTGGGTGCTATTGAGGGTATTAAAGTTACATTTTTAAAAGACATTACTCCTTTGGCTCACAATGGTTGCAGACCACCAAAACGCCGCCGCGTATAA
- the rpsD gene encoding 30S ribosomal protein S4, giving the protein MARYTGPVEKLERRLGVDLFMKGERRLAGKSALLKRPYAPGQHGQRRAKLSEYGSQLREKQKAKFMYGVSEKQFRKLFAEAARRDGNTGAILIQLLEQRLDNVVYRMGFATTRRFARQLVTHGHILVDGKRLDIPSYNVKAGQKIEVIEKSKNNPQISRAVDLTAQTGIVAWVDVEKEKRYGIFSRVPERDEIVIPVEERFIVELYSK; this is encoded by the coding sequence ATGGCTAGATATACAGGACCAGTTGAAAAATTAGAAAGAAGACTAGGCGTTGATTTATTTATGAAAGGCGAAAGAAGACTAGCTGGAAAAAGCGCTCTTCTAAAAAGACCTTATGCGCCAGGCCAACACGGACAAAGACGCGCTAAACTTAGCGAATACGGCTCGCAACTAAGAGAAAAACAAAAAGCTAAATTTATGTATGGCGTTAGCGAGAAACAATTCCGCAAACTATTCGCAGAAGCTGCTCGTCGCGATGGAAACACAGGTGCGATTTTAATCCAACTATTAGAGCAAAGACTTGATAATGTAGTTTATAGAATGGGTTTTGCTACAACTCGCCGTTTTGCAAGACAACTTGTAACTCACGGACATATTTTAGTCGATGGAAAAAGACTAGATATCCCATCATACAATGTAAAAGCTGGACAAAAAATCGAAGTTATCGAAAAAAGCAAAAACAATCCTCAAATTTCAAGAGCGGTTGATTTGACAGCTCAAACAGGTATCGTTGCTTGGGTCGATGTAGAGAAAGAGAAAAGATACGGAATTTTCTCACGCGTTCCAGAAAGAGATGAAATAGTTATTCCTGTCGAGGAAAGATTTATCGTAGAGCTTTACTCTAAATAG